Genomic window (bacterium):
TGTCCCAGAGAAGATAGCCGACCTCGTCATGAAACGGGTCCATGGCTTCCTCGCCGTGACGCCAGGCCGTCATCTGGTAGTTCAGCCCTTCCATGCTCTGCTGACCGTTCTCGACGACCGGTATGGGCCGGAACGAGGCCTTCTCGAAATAGCTGGTCTCCGTCGTCTCGTCGTCCTTGTTGTGGTAGGAGAGATCGATGCCGACATCG
Coding sequences:
- a CDS encoding DUF1794 domain-containing protein; its protein translation is MTTILGPQKLGPLTPLVGDWEGDVGIDLSYHNKDDETTETSYFEKASFRPIPVVENGQQSMEGLNYQMTAWRHGEEAMDPFHDEVGYLLWD